A region from the Manihot esculenta cultivar AM560-2 chromosome 13, M.esculenta_v8, whole genome shotgun sequence genome encodes:
- the LOC110630180 gene encoding ADP-ribosylation factor 2 yields the protein MGLTFTKLFSRLFAKKEMRILMVGLDAAGKTTILYKLKLGEIVTTIPTIGFNVETVEYKNISFTVWDVGGQDKIRPLWRHYFQNTQGLIFVVDSNDRDRVVEARDELHRMLNEDELRDAVLLVFANKQDLPNAMNAAEITDKLGLHSLRQRHWYIQSTCATSGEGLYEGLDWLSNNIANKA from the exons ATGGGGTTGACATTCACGAAGCTTTTCAGCCGGCTTTTTGCCAAGAAGGAAATGCGAATTCTGATGGTGGGTCTTGATGCTGCTGGTAAGACTACAATCCTGTACAAGCTCAAGCTTGGAGAGATCGTCACTACTATTCCAACTATTG GTTTTAATGTGGAGACTGTGGAATACAAAAACATCAGTTTCACTGTGTGGGATGTTGGTGGTCAGGATAAG ATTCGTCCCTTGTGGAGGCACTACTTCCAGAACACCCAGGGTCTCATATTCGTGGTTGACAGCAATGACAGGGACCGTGTTGTGGAGGCAAGGGATGAGTTGCACAGAATGTTGAATGAG GATGAGCTGCGAGATGCAGTATTGCTTGTATTTGCTAATAAGCAGGATCTTCCCAATGCAATGAATGCTGCTGAAATCACTGACAAGCTAGGGCTACACTCCCTCCGTCAGCGTCACTG GTACATCCAGAGCACCTGTGCAACCTCTGGTGAGGGACTTTATGAGGGCTTGGACTGGCTCTCGAATAATATTGCTAACAAG GCATAA